In Nitrospira sp., the genomic window GGTCTCCATGCCGATGACTTCATCGCCCGCCTCCAGGGTAATCCCGCGCACGCCATGGGCTGTGCGTCCCATGGCCCGCACATCTTCTTCCTTGAAGCGGATGGTGATGCCTTGCTTCGTGCCCAACAAAATCTCGCGCTGGCCGTCAGTGAGATCCACGCCGATCAATTTGTCACCTGCGTCGAGCGACAGCGCGATGATGCCGCCCTGGCGTGGATTGCTGTAGGCCGATAATTCCGTCTTCTTGATGACGCCCTGTTTGGTGCCCATGATGACGAACCGATCGGCAGCATATTCCTTGACCGGCAGCGTTGCCGTGACCTTCTCGTCTTTGGAGAGGGCCAACAGGTTGACCAGCGCCTTGCCTTTGGCGGCCCGGCTCGCTTCGGGTATTTCGTGCACCTTGAGCCAGTAGACCTTGCCCGCATCGGTAAAGAACAGCAGCGCGTCATGCGTGGACGCCGTGAAGAGGGTCTCGACAAAATCCTCTTCCTTAATGCCCATGGCAATCTTGCCTTTGCCGCCCCGCCGTTGCGCGCGATAGAGCGTGACGGCATTTCGCTTGATGTACCCGGCATGCGAAATCGTCACGACGACTTCCTCTTCGGCGATCAGGTCTTCGAGCGTCAGCTCCGCTTCTTCTTTGACGATTTTCGTGCGGCGTTCGTCCTGATACTTCTCTTTGATCTCCGTCAGTTCATCGCGGATGATCTTGCGCACCAAGGCCTCGCTGCCGAGGACCGAGCGCAGGTATTCAATAGTCTTCAGCACTTCACGATATTCTTCCACCAACTTGTCGCGCTCCAGCTGAGTGAGCCGCTGCAGCCGCATTTCCAGGATGGCATTGGCCTGGATTTCAGATAACTGGAACTGCTGCATCAAGCCCGCGCGCGCCACGTCGGGCGATTGCGAGCGCCGGATCAAGGCGATCACGGCATCCAGATTGTCCAGGGCAATCTTGAGCCCTTCGAGGATATGGGCGCGTTCTTCCGCCTTACGTAGATCGTACGCCGTACGCCGCACGACCACTTCGCGCCGGTGCTCGACAAAGGCTTCCAGAATACGCTTGAGGTTGAGTACTTCCGGCCGATTGTTGACGAGCGCCAGCATGTTCACACCGAAGGTCGTCTGCAACTGGCTGTGCTTGTATAGATTGTTCAACACCACGAGCGGAATCTCATTGCGCTTCAGCTCAATCACGACCCGGACGCCTTCGCGATCGGATTCGTCGCGGATGTCGGAAATGCCGGTCACGCGGTCTTCCTGCGCCAGGTCGGCAATTTTTTCGATCAGCTTCGACTTATTCACCTGATACGGAATTTCAGTGATGATGAGCCGCTCGCGATCGGTGCGTTCGTCCGTCTCGATCGCGACCTTTGCGCGGACGGTAAGAAGCCCGCGCCCCGTCTCGTAGGCATCCTTAATGCCGGACGTGCCGTAAATGAACCCGGCGGTCGGAAAATCGGGGCCGGGAATTTTTTTCATCAGCTGCGCAATGGTCACCTCAGGGTTTTCGAGCAGCAGGAGCAACCCCTCGATGACTTCGCCCAGATTGTGCGTGGGAATGTTGGTCGCATAGCCGACGGCGATCCCGCCCGCGCCGTTGACCAGCAGATTCGGCACCCGGGAGGGCAAGACCAATGGTTCGACGCGCGACTCGTCATAGTTGGGGCCGAAATCGACCGTTTCTTTTTCAATATCCGCCAGCAGCTCTTCAGCCAGTTTGGTCAACCGGGCTTCCGTATACCGCATGGCCGCCGCGGCATCGCCGTCCATCGAGCCATAGTTGCCCTGGCCGTCCACCAGCATGTAGCGCATGTTGAAGTTCTGCGCCATGCGCACCAGGGTGTCGTAAATCGCCGAGTCGCCATGGGGATGGTAATTACCCATGATCTCGCCGACGATTTTGGCCGACTTGCGGTAGGGCCGGTTGGCGGCCAACCCCATCTCATTCATGCCGTGCAAAATGCGACGGTGGACCGGTTTCAACCCGTCACGCACGTCGGGCAACGCGCGACCGACGATCACGCTCATCGCGTAGTCAAGGTACGACGAGCGCATCTCATCTTCGATCGCAATCTGTCCTAAACGTTCATCTGGCGGCATCTACCCTCCACGGATGCTGAAAATGTCCCTCGGCTTCGTTCCCGGCTCGAGAGGTCCTCAACGTACCCTGAGGGTACGTCTCCGGTCCTGTCTTGCCAGCGGCCTTGCCGAAGCGCCGTTTTGAGCATCCTCTGAATTCACAAAACCAACGTGTCGGCTTCGGTGCCAGTCCTGCTAGACATCCAGATTCCGGACTTCCAGCGCATGTTGCTGAATAAAGTTACGCCGGGGCTCCACTTCATCGCCCATCAGAATCGTGAAAATTTCATCGACGCCGGTCATATCTTCGAGATTCACTCGCAGCAAGGTCCGCTTTTCGGGATCCATGGTGGTTTCCCACAGCTGGCCCGGATTCATTTCGCCCAGACCTTTATACCGCTGGATGTTCAACCCCTGTTTGCCCTCCTCCAGGATGGCCTGCACCAGTTCGGCCGACCCGTTCTTGAGGACCTCGGCCTCTTTGATCTTGATCTTGTACGGAGGTTTCCCCAACCCGATGGCCGAGGGGGCCTGTTTTTGCAATTCACGGAAGTCGGCCGATCCGACTAGTTCGTGCGTCACCTGCAACTCATACGCGATCCCGCCCGTGGCCACCTTGCAGGCCAGCTTGCTCGATTGATGTTCTTCGTCCTCCAGAATGTC contains:
- the gyrA gene encoding DNA gyrase subunit A, giving the protein MPPDERLGQIAIEDEMRSSYLDYAMSVIVGRALPDVRDGLKPVHRRILHGMNEMGLAANRPYRKSAKIVGEIMGNYHPHGDSAIYDTLVRMAQNFNMRYMLVDGQGNYGSMDGDAAAAMRYTEARLTKLAEELLADIEKETVDFGPNYDESRVEPLVLPSRVPNLLVNGAGGIAVGYATNIPTHNLGEVIEGLLLLLENPEVTIAQLMKKIPGPDFPTAGFIYGTSGIKDAYETGRGLLTVRAKVAIETDERTDRERLIITEIPYQVNKSKLIEKIADLAQEDRVTGISDIRDESDREGVRVVIELKRNEIPLVVLNNLYKHSQLQTTFGVNMLALVNNRPEVLNLKRILEAFVEHRREVVVRRTAYDLRKAEERAHILEGLKIALDNLDAVIALIRRSQSPDVARAGLMQQFQLSEIQANAILEMRLQRLTQLERDKLVEEYREVLKTIEYLRSVLGSEALVRKIIRDELTEIKEKYQDERRTKIVKEEAELTLEDLIAEEEVVVTISHAGYIKRNAVTLYRAQRRGGKGKIAMGIKEEDFVETLFTASTHDALLFFTDAGKVYWLKVHEIPEASRAAKGKALVNLLALSKDEKVTATLPVKEYAADRFVIMGTKQGVIKKTELSAYSNPRQGGIIALSLDAGDKLIGVDLTDGQREILLGTKQGITIRFKEEDVRAMGRTAHGVRGITLEAGDEVIGMETITPDSTTAILTVTEGGYGKRTPVNEYRVQGRGGKGIISVKTTERNGLAVGFLQVRGEDEIMVMAAQGKVLRCKVDDIREIGRNTQGVRLLDVDGDEDRVVAVVRLVEREEGAPDEGE